Sequence from the Clostridium botulinum genome:
ATGAGAATATATTTGAAAAATATTTAAGTATTTTTACTGGTGGATTTCAAAGGTCACGCTTCGCCTCCACCATTAAACCCACGAAAGATATATTAACATACAAGATATGTTAATATATCTTTTTTGTTGTATGAAATAATTAGTAAGGTTTTATGCTTATGAAGAGTTTTTGTTATGGATTATAAAACTATTTTATTAATTCAATATGATTTTAAATGTAGCATTAATAAGAATATAATTGGGATATTTAATACGTGGCAGTAGTGCAAGTGTAAACAGCTCATAAGATACTATATACTAAAATAGTAATATTAAGAAAGCACATCGAAGTAACATTCAGTGTGCTTTCTTTAGGAAAAAATATAATTAAAAAATTGAGTCTATTAATGCTACTAAATTATTTTATTTATTTTGGCATATAGTAATTGTTTAAGTATAGGGAGTTAATTACTATTTTATAATATTGATAGAATAAGAGAATATCATGTGTTAGAATATATATTATCATTCATATGTTAAAATAATCATAAAAAGTATATAATTAATTTAAATTATTAAATAAAGGTTGTTATTTTGTAAGCATTTACGATATAGAGAGTGGGAGATTTAAGTTAAAGTATATCAATTTATAAAGAAAGGATATTGATAATGAATGTTAAGTTAACAGCATTTCCAGCAAAAAATGGGGAAAGTATTTTACTTGAGTTTATTGGTACTAAAAAAACTAATATATTAATTGATATGGGATATAAAGAAACATATATAGACTATATAAAACCTAAGCTTGAGCAGATAGCAGCACGTGGAGAAAAAATTGATCTACTGGTTTTAACTCATTATGATACAGATCATATAGAAGGTGTGATTACTTTTTTACAGGAATTAAAAAAAGAAGAATTTATAAGTATAGATGAGATATGGATGAATGATTATTTGATATTATGTACAGATGATTCTATAAAAATTGATTTGGGTGAAGATGAAAAAATATTATATGATTATTCAAATTATACAATTAAAGGATATAGAAATGGAATTTCTACACTTACTAATAATGAAATTGCTGCAGAAGAGTTAATGACTATTACTAAATTAATTGGAGAGTTAGGTTATAGGAACAAGATAAATAAGAAGTTTAAAAATATGGCTATATATAATGAACAGTATAATAATAAAATTATTGACATAAATCAAGAGGTTAATATAAAAATTATTGGTCCTCAAAAAGAGAACTTACAATTGCTACTACTAGAGTTTTTAGAATGGTTAAGACAAAACAAAAAGTTATATTTTTATATAGGTGATGAGAAGTTATTTGAATTGTTTGTTTCAAATTATGAAGATAATATGAAAGATAATATAAAAGAAGTTATTGGAATA
This genomic interval carries:
- a CDS encoding MBL fold metallo-hydrolase, whose translation is MNVKLTAFPAKNGESILLEFIGTKKTNILIDMGYKETYIDYIKPKLEQIAARGEKIDLLVLTHYDTDHIEGVITFLQELKKEEFISIDEIWMNDYLILCTDDSIKIDLGEDEKILYDYSNYTIKGYRNGISTLTNNEIAAEELMTITKLIGELGYRNKINKKFKNMAIYNEQYNNKIIDINQEVNIKIIGPQKENLQLLLLEFLEWLRQNKKLYFYIGDEKLFELFVSNYEDNMKDNIKEVIGINAVSGVESYNDEIKAILKDGNKFCKTSLSNKSSIALDIEFHDIKLMLTGDIDTKSLISYMNGEKNRYDIVKVSHHGSKYNTSINMLNLLKCDNYIICTDGSGRSKHPNFETISYIASQRNKNIYLNYPLNRIVINDIKINELKEMFNLNLYECNNKSLEVTVDNGVVTWKQEEC